The segment gggagggaggaagagacaattGGCATGCGTGAATGATTATGCAGAGCAATCTGAACGGTCATGGCCAGGTCGGGCACAGAGGACAGCGGGTTGCGGAGCGACAGTGCTTGTCAGGGTGTCCAAAACGCCAATACTTTTTATATTGACGGGGAAGGAGTcggatatggtcggacagggaaggACTCAATAAAACTTCATGGGAAAGGTCATGTttacggaagctaatcttggtAATATTGATATAAGACACGGGAGCCTCTGGGAGGAAAATTGTAGCACTATACTGCTACTGCATCATAATCAACGGGGCAGGCAAGCAAGTCGCTTTCAGATGGGGAGACGGAATtcgttccggtacaagtattaagcTTGAACATCCGAACGCctgcagaaggaaactttgcTTACTTGTTTTTTGAGACATTTTTAGAATTTGAGGGTATTATCAAAGTAAGGGACTGTAGGGGATCGAACCCACTTGGCTGAGCCAGAAAGAGTATTcaaggtttgtagaggtggaagtaGTGGGAcgagggcggaaggaggagggtgtggtGTGGAGTGAGGTAGTACTGTGGGAGGACAATGAGGATGaacagtagtaataagggaggaggggacacaaaaagaataatgtgcaaaaggagatggagtggaggatggtgagagagaggaagggatctattctgaaggttgagtagtgacctgggtggatgattcggaatggatcAAGTTGACAGCCAGCATTGATCGGGAAACCAGAAATCTTCACTGTTGGCAATAGTGAGCCTGAAATATGAGGTAAAGAGAAACGGTCTACCACTTAGGGTTCCCATGAGGGGTAGGGGCTAGgtgattaaccaagggaataccgtgtcCATGGCTCCCCAAGGCCGTTCAGGACTGTAAAAAGTCCAGTCTATAATATTTTCGGCACGGCTCTAGTGTACAGAAGAAGaggttgaagaagagaaggaaaaggaaagggggagaagaaaattgGTTGAGCCGAGTTCTGAGGCCCAAAAAATGTCCTCGTTTCCAATACCAACCCccatgatggttaatggttacaaaacaaaataaatgtgctagacatcaaaggtcatttaTCACTATAGATAGGTGTAGTTGAAAATGGTAAAGAAGGGAGTTAGttgattaaatgtgctacacgtTCAAAGTCGCATAACAATTCAGAATAGTATGGCGTTGAAAGGGGCAAAGAGGGGTGAAGGTAGAGAGGGTGGATAAATGGGCTAAGATTGGGATTACAGGTGAGTAGACCAAATTGTTAAGGGCGGTTAGATCACGGTTTCAGGAGAAAAGTTAGGAGGGAGAGAGTCCAAAGAAGGGTGTTGTTGTCACATGTGTATCCTGGGAAAAGTGGAAGGGATactgggagagtgaaggggatgctgcaactaaagcagggggattgggatgtgttgggaggaaataggaggaaggggtgtaggaggaacatgagtaggaggaggataggtGCTGGGAGTTACTTTGCgtgtagagggaatgggagaagagcgATTGGACAAGGATGCggtgtaggcatgttatcttgggtcatgattagatagttttgaatgtcttcgagaATTTCTGAAGTAGAattggttggggaggtctgagaaacaaaggttttgttatgagggggagaagaggggacagacgTTTGATGGGCGGAGGAAGAGGTTGATGTAGGAGAGGATCCGGTAGGAGAAGATGGAATGGAACGTTTAGCTTGTCTCGTGTGATGAGctgagcgaggaggaagaggtaccGGGGAAGTAATAGTTTGAGTGTCTGGAATAATGactgggagagggtgggggaagaaaagggatgagTAAGAGATACTGGGGGGTGAGGTAGAAACattttttgagggagggggaggggcagagcgaaGGACAATGCTaaagtagggagtaagagaaaaaaaattgtttgcgTGCTTCCTATCTGGCCTTATATAAAGTGAGGCCAAGTTAGAAAATGAGATTTACcacctcagattcaaacttgtaggtaggtctctataaaatacattatgggagccaccacaattggcacatgtgcatgGTCGATTATGGCCATGTTGGGCACACAGAGGGCATCAAATTGTTGAGCGGTGTGTTTGACTTGGACGCCAGAAATTCTGGCATTATCGTGGGACATGATCAGACAGTCTTGGTGAAAGACTTATGATGGCCTTtagggggaatggtgtagcattgtactgatactgcatcatagtccatgaggcaggTATGTAGGTTTTCTCCAAAATCTGACCAATCCTTGATGTAGATAAGGGAGTTTGCCAGTGTAATCAGTTATAGCTTGGGATTCAGATTAACTGTGACAAGGTGGGGATGATCAGGGCGGCTCGGAAGAAATTTTGCCAAGTTGGTTTTGGAGGCACTGTTCGAAGAGGAGAGTGTTAACATGGAGTATGGAAGCTGTAGAAGGAATCACGAAAAATCCACCCCATTGGCCGGGCTAAACTGAATATTCACAAGGtctgtagaggtgggggtagtagaaggacggggatgtgtggaagagagagtagTGAAGAGTTAGGTAGTACTGTGGAGGGGGACAATAAGGTTGCAGagaagtaataagggaggatgtggTAGTTGAAGAAACTAATGGGGGtggagatgaagtagaggatgttgggagaggaggaacgtTTCCTGGAGATTAAGTATTGACCTGGATGGATGATTTGGACTGGACTGATGTAACAGTTGGCACTGAGGAAGAGGTAGTAATAACAGTGTTCTGAGTCGtgttcaaaggagagcctggtGTCAGGGAGCCGGGAGAATTGAAATCAATGGGCATGGGGGTGCCATAAATGATACAACTCAAAATTGCAAATAATTGTATATTATCCAAATAATtcttacatgcatgcacatgagGTCATTGCAAAAAGTACTTAATTGCCTGAAAATAAGAAACTTTCTTACAAAATCTAGAACATGAAAATGTTTACACCTTTACAAAATCAAAGGTAGAAACCAAACAATCTTCCTAATAACCCTTTCATGCTGCAAGTGCATTTGTCCACTGTGATATTTACCCACAGATGGCCTCTCAAGTCCTCAataaccaaggagtcaattattaggtCTACCTGATCACATctacattattgttaatatcattttagtaataatggggataccaataaaaataccattaaaacaatagtaataatgatataaataaaaggttTTCATATGATATTTCATGTAATCAAGCAAACATGCAAGATTAGGTAGGCCTATagtttgactccttggtgatgaaGTGCCGATGAaatcatctatatgtaaacaTGATTAATAAAGCAAAACTACAGTGAACTACAATAATGGGTTAAAAGATAGCTGTTTTGTTTAATAAAATATAACCAAAACATTGAATAATTGTAGAATgggtatcaattataataataaaaaatacattttagatTACCTAAAAAACAGACAACAGAACTAATGGAGATTTCAGAGATCTTACAAAGCTTATATGTGTCATCAAAACCATGAATACTACGACATTAATAACATACTTTGTATCACAATTGGACAACTTAAATGTCCAAATAAATGACTGACTGTATAAAATTATTTTGCCCGCATCAACACAAATGATAAGGAAATGACTGTCTCCCACAAACAAGGTAACCATCCTAAAGTTGTTTAACTTGAAATTTTGTGAATAATGTTATTTAGCATCAAGATACCATAAAGGAGTTTTCATTTAGCTAAACAATTTATGAAAGTATAAATTTATTctgtctatttcttcctctctgtagGTGATTCAATACCTCACTGAACAGTTTTAAGAGTACAGATGAACCACTTTGTACAATGAGAACTGTCTACACAACTTTTAAAATTAgttgaattatatatttgtttcaattATACAATGTACATGGAAAATATTGTATAAAAAGGATGTCCTCACATCAATTTTATAAAAGTTTATGTACAAAATTGTGAATtgagaataaatatgaaaaaaaaaacctctttaaagtataaagaaaatgtataataaCTTAACTTGTAAGACAGAAAAGGTTAGAAATATTTACTGTTGCATCTCAAAAATCTGGTAtatcacagaaaataataaaaaaaatattttttgctgtttttcttgGAAAAATACTAGAAACATTTGGTGTAAATTTCAACTTGTTTACAAAGCCTAACATCACTGTAAAATTAAAATACCAGAATAATTGCAATAACttgattatggaaaaaaaaattctgcaagCCATTTGCCTTTCATCTTGAagttatcaatttgtttattttggGCCTCTGCTTCCTTGCACTTTAGCACTTGCTGCATCTGAAGCCTTCACAAAAGTACGTTGTAAtttgctctttttcctttctctgtagccatttgcaacatcttttgcAAGAACTGCAACCTGTTTCATGGTCTGTTCTGGGTACCTGGAAATGGAAGAGGACAACAAGTATCAATTTAAAgcacaaaatgacaaaaaacgaACAGGCTATTTCAATTTCACTTCAAATAATggcatgaaaagaaaagaaaagaaaaggaaatgaaaggaaaaaaaaggaagaaagaaaaaaaaaaaatatgaatgctaCTAAAGAGCTTACTTAAAATTCATCAACTCACCTACAACCTAATAACTCTACATTGACGAAGACCTGTGCAAGGCAAATTAAACGTTCCTCAGGGATTCTGTCTTTGTGTGCCACAATGAAATCCCGTTTGAGCTCCCAGTGCTCTTCGCTTTCATAGAAGGTGTGATAAGCCTCCACATCCCAGTTGGTATTGAAGCTCATTCTGCCctgcaaagatgataataaaagaagttaataacaaaattaataactaagaagaaaataacatatgTAATTACAATATTAGTTACTAAtatgaagaaataagaaatgaggttaataacaaaataaataatcaataaaagaaaataaaggcacAAAAGTTATGCctaataacaagaaaatggaaacatatttaaatatatatgcagaatgCATCTTATGGTATTTAAAAAAGTTAGTGTCCTACATCAAATTAAGGAACAGAACATAAATTTCCCATTATTTCACTAAGTTTGAACTATCAGTGAGTAGTTCTACAGTGTCATGTGTAAGCCATGTAAACTAGCTGTGGgaacatttgtttcttttttgccaAAGATATAAAGTAAGCCtaccatctatatctatatctatctatatatacacatatacatgatatatacatacacataaacaaacatatacatatatatatatatatatatatatatatatatatatgtataacatacatacatacatacatacacacaaacacacaaacaaacacggacacacacacacacacacacacacacacacacacacacacacacacacacacacacacacacacacacacacacacacatatacacacacacatatacatacacacatacacacacacacacacacacacacacatatacacacacacacacatacacacacacacacacacacacacacacacacacacacacacacacacacacacacacacacacacacacacacacacacacacacacacacatacacacacatacacacacacatattatatatttatatatatatatattattatatatatctatatatatatatctatatatattatatatatctatatatattatatatatatctatatatatatattatatatatatctatatatatattatatatattatatatatattatatatattatatatatattatatatatattatatatatattatatatattatatatatatatatatatatatatatatatatatatatatctatatatctatatatatagatatatatacacatgtatatatgtatacatatatatatgtacatatatctatatatgtatatgtatatatatgtatacatgtgtgtgtgtgtgtgtgtgtatatatatatatatatatatatataaatatatctaaatatatatatatatatatatatatatatatatatatatatatatgtatgtatatgtacatatacatggacatgtatacatatgtacatatacatggacatgtatacatatgtacatatacatggacatgtatacatatgcacatatacaaatatacgtacacacatatatatgtgtgtgcatgtgtgtgtacatatgtacatatatgtacatatatgcatgcacacacacacacacacacacacacacacacacacacacacacacacacacacacacacacacacacacacacacacacacacacacacacacacacacacaaacacacacacacacacaaacacacacacacacacaaacacacacacacacacaaacacacacacacacacaaacacacataacacacacacacaacacacacacacaaacacacacacacatatatatatagccttgaTAGAATGGTAGGGCATGAAAGGTTACAGGGAAATTGTGGggttaaatatgaaaaaatatacacaaaaaatattactataataataatatacagagaATTAGCCACAATAATGTCTAATGCAGGGGGCTGTGTCCCCTGCAATCTCCCTCCTGGAGGACTGctccccccaacccctgcccCGGAAGACAAAATTTCCTTCTCGCCTTCATGGCAGGATAAAGGTGATGACTAACATGCACGGGCAGCCAATGCCAAGTCTGTCCAACACTCTTTCCCCCTGTACATTTGTGGTAGATTCTCTGCTGGCTAGGGCAGGGGTTGGAGGGCAGCACCCCCTGAATCTGACTATGAATTGACCAATTCTCGGTATATTATTCCTATTTAACTCTGCAATTCCCCTAGTACCactcatgccctcccctgctattgggGCCAAAACTGTGGGTATTGGGATTTAAGtactagagaatgagagaaatcttTCGATGCCAACATTCTTGTGATCAGTTATGCAAAAGCGTTCTGAATATCTACCATAAGTTTTATCATAGGTGGTAGTTATATCAAATGGCTATTGGCTCATGCTCTGCCGGATTTCATAGAATCTCTCCGTGAAGGTCTTGAAATGTTTCCTAAGTTTCCTTGGCTTGCTTCATGACCTCCCCGGGTATCTGGATCAACGTAATTGTAGAAGTTGCTCACCACTGATTAATGCTACGACAGCCCAACCCCCAAACAAAGAGAAAGTATTGTTTTCCAAATTATTTTTGTCTGAGCAATTAAAATCTGTATCGTCGAGTTGCACGGAACGTACCCCATTACTTTCCCGTTATATCGAAAAACATTATTCTAATTCGCGATTTCCCAACCCGAAATCCTATACTCTAACTTTTGGTACAATCCTTTGAACAGAATATAGACAAATGTAATATTTTCCAGTACCTTTCGTAAAAAACTTGTTCTCCAAAGATGCTTCGCTCCGCTCGTGTTCGCCGCTTGGTCCGCTTCTCGGTTGTTTACATCAACCCAAGCGCAAGAACATCAACGATCATGAATGTAAAGCTATGGAAAGGATGTAATTGCTTATTCTTCGTAATTAGTTAGTAATCGGTGAATCATAAAAAATACTACTAAAGAGATGCTTCACTTTTTACCTCAATATTGACATGATTTGACGATGTGCAAACTTTCCAGTTGTGGAAAATTTGCCTACACACGCCTCGTCCTCCGTCAAAAAGTTTATCgattatctttctatcaatcaattaatctacTGAAATGAATACGTTTATTCCTCTTACGGGCCTACTGTATACgtacatctctcctctcctcttctttctctctcatctctctcactctctactctcaccctcatcctctctccttcttctcttgtccttctctctctctctctctctcctctctcctcctttcctctctcacactctcactctcatctctctcactctctctctcctcactctctctctctctctctctctcctctctctctctctcgtcgctctctctctctctctctctctctctctctcctctctctctctcctctcttctctctctctctctctcctctcttctgtctcttctctcttcttcttccctctctctctctctctctctctccctctctctctcgtctcatctctctctcctctctcgacttgtctctctcgtgtctctcttcgtctcctactctctgtctctcttctctctcttctctctctctctctctctctcgctctctctctcgctctctctctctctctctctctctctctctctctctctctctctctctctctcattctctctctctctctctctccctccctctttctctctctctcactccttctctccctccctccctccctccctccctccctccctccctctttccctccctccctccctctctccctcccccccttcccccccccctccccccccctctctctctctctctcgctctctcgctctctctctctctttctctctctctctctctctctctctctctctctctctctctctctctctctctctctctccctccctccctctctctctttctctctccctccctccctccctcccttcttccctccctccctcccttcttccctccctccctccctccctcccccccctcccccccccccccctccctctctcctctctctctctctctctctctctctctctctctctctctctctttgtatatatgtgtatatatatataatatatatatatatatacatatatatacatatatgtatacatacatatatacacacacacatatatatatgtatatatatatatatatatatatatatatatatatatatatatatatatatgcatacccacattcataaacacacacacacacacacacacacacacacacacacacacacacacacacacacacacacacacacacacacacacacacacacacacacaaatagaaactcttacacaaacaaacagaactctctctctatatatatatatgtgtgtatatatacacatatatatatatatatataaatatatatatataaatatatatatatatatatatatatatatatatatatatatatatgaatatatattctctctctctctctctctctctctctctctctcttttgtatatgtatatatatatatatgaatataaattctctctctctctctctctctctctctctctctctctctctctctctctctctctctctctctctctctctctctctctccctccctccctctctttctcgctcaccccccccccctctctctctctctttgtgtatgtatatatatatatatatgaatatatattctctctctctctctctctctctctctctctctctctctctctctctctctctctctttctccccctctctctctctctccctccctctctctctctctttccctccctccctctctctctctctcacccccccctctctctctctctctctctctttctctctttctctctctttctctttctctctctctctctctctcactctctctctctctctctctctctctctctctctctctctctctctttctctttctcttttctttctctctctctctctctctttgcatatgtatatatatatatatatatatatatatatatatatatatatatatatatatatacatatgtatatatatatatgaatatatatatatatgtgaatatatatatatatatatatatatatatatatatgcacacagacgcacacacacacacacacacacacacacacacacacacactaacacacacacacacgtacacacgcacacacacacacacacacacacacgcacacacacacacatatacacaacacacacacacacacacacacacacacacacacacacacacagacacacacacacacatatatgtgcgtgtgtgtatgtgtgtgtgtgtgtgtatgtgtgtgtctatatgtatatgtatcctatatatcatatatatattatatatatattatatatatatatatatatatatatatatatatatatatatatatatatatatatatgtgtgtgtgtgcgtgtgtgtgtgtgtgtgtgtgtgtgtgtgtgtgtgtgtgtgtgtgtgtgtgtgtgtgtgtgtgtgtgtgtgtggtttgtgtgtttatag is part of the Penaeus chinensis breed Huanghai No. 1 chromosome 2, ASM1920278v2, whole genome shotgun sequence genome and harbors:
- the LOC125031632 gene encoding partner of xrn-2 protein 1-like, yielding MSFNTNWDVEAYHTFYESEEHWELKRDFIVAHKDRIPEERLICLAQVFVNVELLGCRYPEQTMKQVAVLAKDVANGYRERKKSKLQRTFVKASDAASAKVQGSRGPK